ctgcagctgcaggtatAAGTACAGTCGCCCTTGCAGCATTCGCTTTTATCATTGTGGGCATCGTCGCTGGATTTACATATGTAGGTGAGAGTCTAAAATGGGATGAGCAGTTTTTGAACAGATTTGCGTTCACTCGGGGGAGCTACTGAGATGGAAGGGGCAGCACTGGTCACTGCCTGGAATTCtgtctgcccctgctgctgcagccctgcacactgctcctctcctgctgcccatggggtgtccccacacctgcacccccagccctcgctccctgctctgctccctgggtgcttttggggaggctggttctggtgctggtggcaccagAGGGGAGATGTGGGTCACAGAGAGCACCCTAACGCTgtgcttttctccctgcagcCGTGAAAAATGGTTCAAGGATGAAAATGGGTGTGAGGAAGGGATCTTTTGAATTCTATTTTGAATCTGGTGAGTGGGGAGATCAGGTGAGATGGGCTGTGCTTTGTGGGAACACGAGACTGTACCCTGGGCTTACTCTGCTGCTAAAGCAGCCCTTTAATCACTCCCTGGTCTGAATTTGCCCAAACTGTAGAGAAAAGGATCAATACCAATGTGCTGGGAAGAGCCAGGACCTGCTGGGGTAGGCGACAAAGCTGAGGGTGTTAGTGCAGGCAGGTGTCTGCTCTGTGGCAAGAACTCCTGTGtccactggcagcactggccagAGACAGAAAGGGGGAGCAGAAAGGGCTTGGatgtgctcagggagcagagcttgCTGCAGACCAAGTGTCTGGCACACACTGAGGAGACCCTTGGTGGAGGGACAttgctggctgtccctgcctcgTGCTTGTCCATCAGCAGGCACCCTTGATGCTTCTGGGACATGACACTCCTGTCTTTatagagggaaaacaaaaggcctgactctgctctgcaaGCAGTAGCCCTTGCCTTGCTGTCCTGAGGAAGAACTGATGAGTACTGCCAATGAACAGAAgcacatttccttccttccgAGCAGCCTGATATGTGTCTTCCCACTGTGGGAATTGAAAAGTGCCTTCTGACCCTAAGCTGCACAATTAAGATATTTAGATTGCTTTGAgcactaaattattttaaatctttaataaaAGCGCTATGGTGGTATTGGTGTGTGGTGTTCCTTGGTGTGTGTCGTGGCTCAGGTACCTACCCTGCACCTGGGGATTTGCAGGAAGGGAttgcagcaggcagtgtttccagccttgccccctgtccccctgcacagcGAGGGGCTGGCTCCACTGAACCCTGACAGTGCTGGCAgtccctgggagcccagcactgctccagcaaatcctcagggcagcattgccctgcactgcagggccgGCAGAGCCCGAGGGGTTCagtgggtgcagctctgcagcctcggGCTCAGGACACCCACTCACTTTgatttgggctgggacaggggagctgGTCCTGCCACACACGCTGtgccccactgctcctgctgggctggggccttGTCCTGGGTCCTGGGAGCCGTGTGTGGGATCCTCATGGCCGGATCCCTGGAGAGCTCctggggtgctggcagagcatcctgggctagcagggctgtggtggcagccACAGTGGTGGCTCATGGCAATGGTTGGTGTCTCAGGGGTCAGTGAGCAGCgactctgctgcctgtgggttACTGGGCCAGTAATGTGAGGCTGTATTTGGCACCTGGGCGCTCTTTGAAGGGAGCTATTGGTGTGGGTGGCCACAGCTCCTGTTGTTGAGTCA
The genomic region above belongs to Catharus ustulatus isolate bCatUst1 chromosome 26, bCatUst1.pri.v2, whole genome shotgun sequence and contains:
- the LOC117007495 gene encoding pneumococcal serine-rich repeat protein-like: MAAAAAAATVTATVTATATATATATVTATATATATASATASATTTAAAAGISTVALAAFAFIIVGIVAGFTYVAVKNGSRMKMGVRKGSFEFYFESEGKQKA